The Chitinophaga lutea genome contains the following window.
ACGGAAAACGTAGTGGTTTGCGTAATGGTGGCTACCGGGTTTTGCACGTCGGGGAAATTCAGTGCGGCGGCGGGCGTCCATGTAAAGAGCAGGCCGTTGGTGGTGGGCCTTAACGTAATGGGATCGCCCTGGCAGATCACCGTGTCCGCCGGCAGGCGCAAACTAACATGGTCCACTACACGCACCATCACAGAGTCGCGGTTGAGGCAGCCGTTCTGGTCCAGATCCACATAATACTTCGTGTCCGTCAGCGGCGCTACAAACGGGGAAGCGGTGTTGGCGCCGGTGATCTGCGCGGCGGGTGACCAGGTGAAAACGCCCGTACCGGTGCTTTGCAGCTGCAGGCGGTCGGGGGGACAAATCAACGTATCCCGGAAGCGCAATCCGATGGGTGGTTTGTCGAGAATGTCGACCGCCTTCGTGAGCGTGTCTTTGCACCCGTCTGTATTATGAACGATCAGCCGCACGTTTTTTGTACCCATGCCCGGGTAGGTGAATGTGGGATGCCGCTCGTCGGAAAAATCGGTTTGCAGGGTGGCTTCCCCGAAGTCCCAGTCCCAGAAATTAACCGTGCCCGTGCGGGTGGTGGTTTCATCGCGGAACAATACCGGTTTGTTGATACAGGCGCCCACGTTGCTGAATGCCGGCTGGAAGCCGGGATACACGAACGCCTGGGCCTCGATGGAATCCGGGCATTGCAGTCCCCTGTTGGTAGCGAGTTTGATGGTATAGGTGCCCGGTGCTGAAAAAGTATGATCGGCCACGGGATTGTTCGAAGTATAGACGATGTTGCCCGCGCTGTTGGAGAATTCCCAATAGTACGTGGAAATCAGCGGGCTGTTGGACATGTTGGCCACCGTGAGCTGTTGCGAGCTGCGGCACAGCATGTATTCGGGCTGCAGGGTAGCGGCGGCTACGGTGCAGCCGGTGATGTTGATCTGCAGGTCTTTGCGTTGGGTGGCGATGGCTACGCCGTTGCGGATTTCCTGTACGCATACGGTGACCACATAAATGCCGGTACCGGGCGCTATACCGGTGATGAGCCCTGTGTTGGGATTGATACGCACGCGGTTGCCCAAAGGCGCTCCGCCGCTGAAATCGGAACCATAGGGTACCGAATGATAGGGCGGCGCAACCGGCGGCTGGCTGTTGTTGCCCCCAACAGGACCGCCTCCACCGCCGCCACCCCCTCCGCCGCTGGAATATCCCACGGTCTGGTATGCTTCGCAGAAATAATAACGCAGCTGGTCGCCGTCCCCGTCTTCCGCCGCAAAACTGTAAGAGAAAGCATTGTCGGCGCAAATGGTAACGAGGTCGCTGCCCGTAAAGCGTGCGCTGCTATTGGCATGCAGCGGCGTGCCGGGAATTTCGGCGGTATAGGTGGCGCCGATGCGCCCGTAGCCTGGTTCCAGGTTGTTGATGGCGTCTACCCGGTTGGTCACCTGCGAGGTGAGTATATACCCATCCGGCGAAGCCGGCAGCGACACGTCGAATTCCCAGTAGCCCACTTTGTAACAGATCAGCGGGGCGCGCGTAATACAGGGGTCGGTGCTGGTGGCGCTCAGCTCTTCTTCCCGCGACAGCGGGATGCGCAGGTCGGTGATACGCTGGCCGTTGGATTTATTGAAAATGCCGATATAGGTAGGGCTGGCGAATTGCCGGTTGGGTGTGAAGCAGCTCCTGAACTGTTTCAGCGTGACATGATACGTGGGCAGGCCATTCACAATGCCGCTGTAGGTATAATACATTTCCCCGCCGGTAATATGATCGGCGCTGGCGGATAAAGATGCCACCACAAAAAAAAGCAACAGCAATCGCTTCATGCAGATGTGTTTGTACTATCCAGGGTGATTACGGAAACCCACGCGTACCGGTTGCTCTGCAGTCATAAGTCAGGTTGGAAAATTATCTGGTAGCCGGGAAAAGCAGGCCATGCAGCATGCCCACCAGTTCTGAGAATTTTTCAGGTTTGGTGATGAATTGCTCCGCACCCAGTTGCCGGGACTCCTGGATGGTTTTCATATCCGATGCGGTGGAAAATACGATCACCGGCACGTCTTTCGCTTTATGCCCCGCTTTTACTTCCCGTAAAAACTGCGAACCGTTCATCATCGGCATGTTCAGATCGAGAAATATCAGGTCGGGCAGCGTGGCTGCGTTATTTAAATGCATGATGGCTTCGTAACCGTTGGCGGCAACAGAACACACTATTCCATTGTCGATAAATGCAAGCGCTGATGTAAAGATTTCCTGATCATCGATATCATCTTCAATCAGCAGTATAGAGGGCGTTGTTGTCATGCGTCAAACGGTATGTGCTGTACAAAATTTTGGCTGAAAACTACATTATGAAATACCTATATGTGTCTGTATGCCTACATTTTCAGGGTAACTCACTACTGTTAATTTAATCAAATTAAATGAGATTTTTTCCGTGGCACGCTTTTTTTAGATCTTATTTAAAAATACAGTCATGAAAACTTCCAGAAGCCAGAACAACAAGCAGTCCAAACAGGGGATGGTACATACGCCCCGCCCGGAAATCCGGGATGATCTCGACAGCCGCATGAGCGAAGAGCAGGATTTTAAGGGCGACGACGTGACGCACAACAAAAAAGCCCGGAAATCGGAGCGAAATAAAAAGAAATAGCGGGCAATCCATTCCACAGTGTGCGGTATGTTTTCTATTATTGTACTACCGATGACATTTTAAATGATCTGCAGTAGTATGAAAAAGTTACTCTTTATGGTGCTGGCAGCCTGTGCCGGGCACTATTCGTATGCACAGCAAAAACCCAATGTTGTTATTATTTATGCGGACGACCTGGGATATGGCGACCTCGGCTGTTACGGGGCCACGAAGGTGAAGACCCCGCACATCGACCGCCTGGCGAAAGAGGGCATCCGTTTCACCAACGGGCATACCACTTCCGCCACCTGCACGCCGTCCCGTTTTGCGATGCTCACCGGCAAATACCCCTGGCGCAAAAGCGGCACCGGCGTATTGCCCGGCGATGCGGCGATGATTGTGCCGGTAGACAAACCTTCACTGGCCACCCTGATGCAAAAGGGCGGGTATGCCACAGCGCTCGTGGGTAAATGGCACCTGGGGCTCGGCGACGGCAGAACGATCGACTGGAACGGCGAGGTAAGGCCCAGCCCGAACGACGTAGGCTTCGATTATTCTTTCTGTTTCCCGGCCACGGCGGACCGGGTGCCGACCGTTTTCCTGGAGAACCATACGGTGCTAGGCCTGGATAAAGACGATCCCATCGAGGTGAATTACCGCCAGAAAGTGGGCAACGACCCTACCGGCAAAGAAAATCCCGAACTGCTGAAAATGGCGTCGTCTCCCGGGCAGGGCCATAATAATACCATCGTGAACGGCATCGGCCGCATCGGGTTTATGAAAGGCGGCCACAAAGCACGGTGGACGGATGAAGAACTGGCGTACGCTTTTACCGAGCGGGCGGAGAAATTCATCGAAGACAACCGGGCCAACCCCTTTTTCCTCTATTTCGCCCTGAGCGATATTCATGTGCCCCGCATGCCCGGCACGGCCTTCAAAGGCCAGAGCGGCCTCGGCTACCGTGGCGACGCTATCCTGCAAATGGACTGGACGGTGGGCCGCATCATGCAGAAGCTGCAACAGCTGGGCCTTGAAAAAAATACCATCGTCATTTTCAGCAGCGACAATGGTCCCGTGCTCGACGACGGCTACCAGGACGGCGCCGTTACCCAGCTCAACGGCCACAAACAGGCCGGCCCGCTGCGCGGCGGCAAATACAGCGCGTTTGAAGGCGGCACCCGCGTGCCCTGGATAGTGCGCTGGCCCGCAAAAGTAAAAGGCGGTCAAACGTCTGACGCGCTGATCAGCCAGGTGGACCTGTTCGCCTCCTTCGCCCGTCTCACCAGCCAGCCGCTGGCCGCAGACGATGCGCCGGACAGCTTCGATATGCTCGACGCCCTCACCGGGAAAGACGGCAAGGGGCGCCCATGGCTCATTCTGCAGGGAGGCGCATTGTCGCTGGTGCAGGGCAGCCTGAAATACATCACCCCCTCGAAAGGGCCGAAGGTGGCCAAAGAAGTGGATATCGAACTGGGGAACGATACAGAACCGCAATTGTACGACCTGAAAAAAGATATCGGCGAACAGCAGAACATCGCCGCGCAGTTCCCGGAGAAAGTCAAAGCCATGGCGGCGGAACTGGAACGCCTGAAGGCGGCAGATAAGACAAGAAAATAGGATGTATAAAATATTTGCGTGCGTTACGCTTTAAGAAACAGCGCCCTGAACCGGGCGCTGTTCTTTTTTAATCCCTGTTGATGATCCCCATGACTTTTAATTTGTCCATGATGAGTATCAAAATGAACACGGACAATATCACGATGAAGAACCCTGCCATGCTGTAACAGAAATATTCGATGCTCCATTCCAGCGCTACCTTGATGCGGTGCAGCAGGCTCACGTCTTTTTTGGGAGCACCCTCGTAGAGAGAAAGCCGTACGGTGCAGAATTCGTTTTCGCTGTTGAAGTTGCCGAGCTGCACACCAAGATCCTGCAGGCGCGATTCGATTTCAAGGATCTTGTCGTGCAGGCTCACAAAATCGGAGATTTCGCCGCCTTTGGATTTCAGTTCCACCAGCGATTCGAGCGTTTTTTGCAGGGACGCTTTCTGTGCGTTCAGCTGGCGGTATTCGTTGGTTTTATCTTCCTTGATCACCGACATCGACTGCACCGTGCCGATTTTTTGCATGGCGAGGTAAAACGAATCGAACGACTCCGGCGTGACGCCGACGAGCAGGTGCAATTCCCGCGCGCCTTTCAGCCCGAAGGCGTTTTCGTACTGAATAATGGCTTTGGCGTCCTGTACTTTCCGGCGGATGCGCTGGTTATCGTCCTCAAACCGGCCGGTGCGGGCTCTGACCGTAGCCGTTTTTTCGTACTTCTGGGTATTCGCGGTCTGGGGGGTGCTATTTTGCATCTGAGCGAAAACCTCCCCCCTTTTTTCGGAGGCGTAATTTTTCCGCAGCCCGTCGATGCCGGAAAAGTAATCCGATACGGCGCTGGCGCGGCCCGTATCCGTTGCCACATACCCGTACAGGAAACGGAAAGAGAAAAGCAGCAGGAAAAAAGCCAGGAACCAGCGGGATATTCTCCAGAAACGTTTGACAAAGTTGGATTTCATGGTAAGTTGTTGGATTTACGGTAAAAGGATGCGGCAGCTATAAAATTCCATAATGTGGGGAGAAATATCCTGTTAGTGACGATAGCAAACCCGCCACCAGTCTGATGATCAGAAAAACGCCCCACGCCAGGCGGGCGTTTGATGGGTGTTCAACGAACCTTCAACGAAGGACCAACGAACCTCCAACGAAGGATCAACTTTCCGGTGATCCTTCGTTGATCCCCCAGGGAAGCTTCGTTCATCCTTCGTTGAAATGGCTGTTTTCAATACGCACTGGCCCGGTCCAGCTCCGCGGTATCTTCCGCTCCCAGCCGCAACCGTACGGCGGCAAACAGGCTGTTCAGCTGCGCCATACTGGTAGCGCTGGCGATGGGCGCGGTAATACCGGGGCGGTTCATCAGCCAGGCAATGGCGACGGTGGCCGGTTGGGTGTTGTGCCGGGCGGCTACTGTATCCAGGGCGGCAAGGATATTGAATCCCCGTTCATTGATGTATCTGGAAACATATTTGGTGCGGCTGCTGCCTTCCAGGTCGGCGGTGCTGCGGTATTTGCCCGTGAGGAAACCGCTGGCCAGCGCAAAATAGGGGATGACGCCGAGGTTGGTTTCCGCCACCAGGGGCGCATATTCCGTTTCATACCGCTCGCGGTCGTAGAGGTTATATTCGGGCTGGAGGGATTGGTACGAGGGGAACCCTTTATCGAGGCTGACCCGGAGCGACTGCCGGATGCGCGCGGCCGTCATGTTGGAGGTGCCGATGGCGCGTACTTTGCCGGATTGTACGATGGACGCGTAAGCTTCGAGCGTTTCTTCGATGGGCGTTTCCGGGTCGTCGTAATGCGTCTGGTACAGGTCGATGTAATCCGTTTGCAGACGGGAAAGAGAATCGTCGATGGATTGCAGGATATACTTTTTCCGGAGCCCTTTTTTTGTTTCGCTGAACACGCCGCCCACTTTGGTGGCGAGTATGATTTTATCGCGTTTGCCGGTTTGGTGCAGCCATTTGCCGATGATCCGCTCGGAGTCGCCGCCGGTATTGCCCGGCACGCGTACGGTGTAGGTGTCTGCCGTATCGACTGCGTTGAAACCCGCATCGGTGAAGGCGTCGAGCAGCTGAAAGGAGGTTTTTTCATCCGCCGTCCAGCCGAACACATTGCCGCCAAACATCAGCGGAGCAATGGAGAGGCCGGAGTTGCCAAGGGTTCTCTTTTCCATGCGGGCAAAAATCGCGATTTTATTATGTAATTTCAAAACATGAAAGCATTCATCACGAGACAGATACCGGAAGTAGGCCTGCAGCTGCTGCGCGCGGCGGGCATCACGGTGACGGCACATACGGAGAAACGGGAACTGAGTCGGGAGGAACTGACGAACGCCTGTTTACAGCACGACGCGTTGTTGAGCGTAGGCGGCGGGAACAAAATCGACGCGGAGTTTTTGAATACCTGCCGTCATTTGAAGGTGGTGTCGCTGATGGCGGTGGGATACGATAATGTGGATGTGGACGCGGCAAAACAACTGAACATCCCCATCGGCCACACGCCCGGCGTGCTGAGCAATGCCACGGCCGACACCGCGTTTCTGCTGATGCTGGCCGTGTCGCGCAAAGCTTTTTACCTGCACAACACGATCGCCCGCGGGGAGTGGGGCTTTTTTGAGCCCACCAAAAACCTGGGGATGGAACTGAACGGCAGAACGCTGGGCATTTTCGGGCTCGGCAAAATCGGCGCAACACTGGCCAGGAAATGCCGGGGCGCTTATGATATGCCGGTGATCTATCACAACCGCGGGCGTAATGAGGCCGCCGAACGCGAGCTGGGAGCGGAGTGGGTGCCGTTCGACGAGCTGCTGCACCGGAGCGATGTGTTATCGCTGCACGCCGCGCTGACCCCGGAAACGAAAGGATTGTTCGACGAAAACGCTTTCGCAAAAATGAAACCTTCTTCCATTTTTATCAATACCGCCCGTGGCGGCATGCACAACGAACTGCACCTGCTGAAAGCCCTGCAGGAAGGGCGCATCTGGGGCGCCGGGCTGGATGTGACCAACCCCGAGCCCATGGATCCCGATCATCCCCTGCTGCAAATGCCCAATGTGGCCGTGTTGCCGCATATCGGCTCCGCTACGGTGGAAGCGCGGAACGGCATGGCTGTTATCGCCGCCCAAAACCTGATCGCCGGCCTCAAAGGCGAGCCCCTGCCGCATGCAGTAAAGGGCTGAACGGAATTTGTGCAGCCCTTTTTGTATTTTTAGGCGTACTAAGGGAGGCTGCATATTTGGGAATAGATGAGCACATAACGGAGGATGAACTGTCAGAACGTATTGCCAATGGCGATCAACTCGCATTCAGAGTGATATTCCGCAGGCATTACAAAGCGTTATGCTTCTTTGGCACGTCCATCACGCAGGACGCGCAGGAGGCGGAAGACCTTGTGCAGGAAACCTTTTCCAAACTCTGGGACAAACGGGCCGACTTCCCCACCACGGCAAATATCAAAGCCTTCCTGTATATCAGCACCAAAAACGCCTGCCTCAACTTCTTACGGCAGAAACAGCGGCAGACCGAAAAAGAAAAGGATTTTTCCTACCTGCAGGATGATGAAACCTCCGCTGCCTTCGACCCCGTGCTGGCCGAAACGGAAATCATCCGGGAGCTGTACAACGAAATAGAACAACTGCCCGCGCAGTGCCGGCGCGTTTTCAAGATGAGCTATCTCGAAGGCAGGAAGAACGAAGAGATCGCCGCCGCGCTGGGTATCTCGTACAACACCGTGCGCACCCAGAAGCTCCGTGCGCTGAAGCTCATCCGCGCGTCCCTGATGACCAAAAATCTGCTGCCCGCGCTAATGTTATATATGGCATTTATAAAAATGCATTGAATCCTCGTCGTTTTTAAGATTTCTCGAAAAAAGTTTACGTTTCCTTTCATCGAAACGGTGAATTCCGTGTTTCTATATTAAAATATCAAAATTGCAGCGGATATCTTTTCTCATACTCCGGCATTTACGGAACGAACTGACTGCGGCCGAACAGGAAGAACTGTCGGCCTGGGTAGCCGCTTCCCCCGACAATCGCCGCTTTTTTGAAGCCAACACGCAGGACGAGGGGCTGTCGCGAAAGCTGCGGCAGTATGAGGCGTTTGATGAAGAAGCGGCCTGGGCAAAGTTTGCGGGAGAGCGCTTCCCTGAAAAAATGCGCTCCGTAAAAGGGCGTAATCGCTGGTGGGCCGCTGCGGCCGCGGCCATTTTAATCGCGACCGCCGCTGCCTGGTGGTGGCAACCGGCCCGGCAGGCGCCGCAGGTGGCTCAAGAGGCCCCGGTGGTATTGCCGGGAAGCAACAAAGCGGTTCTCACGCTGGCCGATGGTTCGGCCGTAACGCTCGACAGTGCGGGTAATCAGGTGATCATGCAGGCTGGCACCGCCATTCGCCAGCAGGGTGGTCAATTGGAATATAAGGATGCGGAAAATGCGGCCGTTGGGTGGAATACCCTGCGCACGCCCCGGGGCGGTCAGTTCAAGATCACCCTTGGCGACGGCACGAAGGTATGGCTCAATGCCGCTTCTTCCCTCCGGTACCCCACTGCTTTCACCGGCGCCGACCGCACCGTGGAGGTGAGCGGCGAAGCTTATTTCGAAGTTGTGAAAAATGCTGAGAAACCTTTCCTGGTAAAGATCAGCAACGACAATACCGTCACTGTGCTGGGCACGCGTTTTAACGTAAATGCCTATACGGACGAGGCCAGCATCAATACGACCCTGCTCGAAGGGGCCGTGCGCGTCAATGCCGGCGGCCAGGAACGGGTGCTGCAGCCGGGCCAGCAGGCGCAGATCAGCGCAGGCGGCATCAAAGTGGTGACGGCGGACACGGAACAGGCCGTTGCCTGGAAAAACGAAATATTCAATTTCCGCGATGCGGACATCAGGGCGGTCATGCGCCAACTCAGCCGCTGGTATGATGTGGAAGTGGTGTATCAGGGCAATGTGCCCGCCCGCCGCTTCCAGGGCGAAATTCAGCGAAACCTGCCGTTGCAGGACGTACTGGAAGGCCTTAAAACAACAGGTATCCAGTTTACCATCGAAGGAAGGAAAATTATCATCCAATAAAAAAACCGGAGGCGCTTGGACCCGCCCCCGGCACACGTCTGGATGTTTTAAATGTGTATTCTCTATCCAAACAATGCAAATCTATGCAATTGAATCGTCATGTGCAGGCCCCAGCTATACCGGGGCTGCAACCAACCAAATCACTTTTTCTGCGAACCAAAATCGTACGAATGATGAGACTAACGGTACTACTGATGATTGCAGGCTGCCTCAGGGTTTCCGCGGCAGCGCACGCGCAATCGGTATCAGCATCCCTTAAAAACGCGCCGCTGGAAGAAGTGTTCGCCACGGTGAAACAACAGACCGGCTTCCTGTTCTTTTACGACCGGGACATGCTGACCGCTACCAGGCCGGTGACCATCCAGGCCCGGAACCTTGCGCTGCAGGCATTCCTGGCGGAAGTATTCAGCAACCAGCCGCTGGATTATACGATCAAGGACAAAACGATCTTCCTGAAACGGAAACCCGCGCCCGTGGAAACGCCGCAGCAACGGCAACCGCTGACGGGTTTCGTAAAAGATAAAGACGGCCAGCTGCTGATCGGCGTGAGCGTGAAAGTGAAAGGCGCCGACAAAGGCGTGGTAACGGACGCCAACGGGAAATTCGTGCTCAATGGCGCGGGCCCCGGCAGCGTACTGATATTCACCTACATTGGCTACGAGCCGCAGGAAACATTCATCGGCAACTTCGGGCCGATCACCATCTTCCTGAAACCGGCCATCAATGCCCTCGACGAGGCCGTGATTATCGGTTATGGTTCCACCATCCGCCGCAAAAATACCGGCAGCATCTCTACCGTGCAGAGTAAAGACATCGCCGACCAGCCTGTCCTGGATCCGCTGGCCGCCCTGCAGGGCCGCGTGCCCGGCCTGATGATTACCTCCTCGAACGGCCTGCCCGGCTCCAGCTACAACGTGATGCTGCGCGGCCGCAACTCCATCGACGGAAAAAATGATCCCTTATATATCGTGGACGGGGTGCCGTTCGTATCCGAACCGCTCAACCAGTTCACCTCCGCCAATGGCAACCAGAGCCCGCTGGCAAGCATCAACCCCGACGATATCGACCGCATCGACATCCTCAAGGATGCCGACGCCACGGCCATTTATGGTTCCCGCGGCGCTAACGGGGTAGTGCTGATCACGACCAAAAGAGGGAAGGCCGGCAGCACCCGTTTTAATTTCAATGTGTTAAGCGGCGCCAGCAAAGTGTCGAACATGCTGGACATGTTGGGCACCGGGGAATATATCAAAATGCGCAAGGAAGCGTTCGCCAACGAAGGCAAAACGCCCGACGAAAATACCGCGCCCGATCTCACCAAATGGAGCCAGGAGGCCAATACCGACTGGCAGAAGATGATGATCGGCAACACCGCCAATTTCACCAACGTATCCGGTTCCGTATCGGGTGGCACGGAGAAGACTAGCTTTATGCTGAGCGGCACCTACGACCAGCAAACTTCCGTGATGCCCAACAGCCTTCCTTTCAGAAGGGTCGGTTCGCACCTCAGCTTCGACCATACCGGCCTCGATGGTAAATTCCAGGTAACGGCTTCCGTGAATTACAGCACCATCCGTGATAAATCCATTCCTACCGATATCACGAGTTATTATAACCTGGCGCCCAATTACCCGCTGTATGACGCTACGGGAAAATACTACTGGTTCGGCACCAACATCCTCAACCCGCTGGCTATTATGCACCGCACCTCGGACACCCGCACCAACAGCCTGATCGCCAACAGCACCGTGCGTTATACCATCCTGCCCGGGCTGAACGTGAAAGTAAACCTCGGGTATACCAAAACCGACATGAAGCAGGTGCAGACCTATCCTTCCATTTCCCAGAACCCTCTCAGCAGTACCGGGAGCTTCAGCTATTTCGGGAACGGCGATGTGGCTTCCTGGATCATAGAGCCGCAGGTGGATTACACACGCCGTATCGGTAAAGGGGAACTGCAGTTGCTGGCGGGCGCCACCTGGCAGGAAGATGTGCGCCAGGGCTACCGTATCAATGCGGAGAACTTCCCGAGCGACGCCGTGCTGGAAGACATCCGGTCGGCCGGCAAACTCACGCCCATCTTTCCGTCTGTTTACAGCTTTTACCGCTATACTTCCGGTTTCGGCCGTATTACTTATAACTGGGACGAAAAGTATATCGTCAATGCCAGCTTCCGCCGCGACGGGTCCACCCGCTTCGGCCCGGATAACCGCTTCGGCAATTTCGGTGCCGTGGGTGCGGCATGGGTATTCTCCAACGAAGGTTTCCTGGAAAACAATGCCGTGCTGAGCTTTGGTAAACTGAGAGGCAGCGCCGGCGTAACGGGGAACGACCGCATCAGCGATTACCGTTATCTCGAAAGCTGGACGTCGAGCTCATTCCCGTACGACGGCCAGCCGGGCACCGTGCCTTCCCGCCTGCCGAACAGCGGCTACCGCTGGGAAGAGAATAAAAAGCTGGAAGTAGGGCTGGAGCTGGGTTTCTTCGCCAACAGGCTGTTGTTCAATACCAACTTCTACCGGAACGTGTCCGGCAACCAGCTGGTGCCTTTCCTGCTGTCGTCGCAGGTGGGCTTTACCTCCATCACCGCTAATTTCCCGGCCAAGGTGTTGAACACGGGATGGGAGTTTGATATCACGTCCGTGAACGTCCGCAAAAAACATTTCGAATGGAAAACGATGCTGAACCTGTCGGTGAATAAAAATGAGCTGATGGAATATCCCGGTATCGAAACCTCTACCTATAAAGACATCTACGTGGTCGGCAAATCGCTTTCCATCGTAAAAGGATACATTTTCGACGGCATTGATCCGGAAACCGGCGTAGCCAAAGTGCTGCGTCCCAGCGGCGGCGCCACTCCGCAGGAAAACATCGATTACGGTATTCTGGGTAAAACGATGCCGGATTATTTCGGCGGTTTACAGAACACCGTTAGTTATAAAGGGCTGGAGCTGGACGTACTGTTCCAGTTCGTGAAGCAGGAAGGGCAGCTGCTGAATTACGGCTATTCTTCGCTGGCATATGGCGTGATGTATAATAAAGATGTAAGCGCACTGGGACGCTGGCAGCAGAAAGGCGACCAGGTGAGCATTCCGAAAGCCGCCACTACACCCGGCAATTCGATGTACGATTATTACCGCCTGTCTTCCGCGGTGTGGGGCGACGCCTCCTTCATCCGCCTGAAAAACCTGGCGCTGCGAT
Protein-coding sequences here:
- a CDS encoding SusC/RagA family TonB-linked outer membrane protein → MMRLTVLLMIAGCLRVSAAAHAQSVSASLKNAPLEEVFATVKQQTGFLFFYDRDMLTATRPVTIQARNLALQAFLAEVFSNQPLDYTIKDKTIFLKRKPAPVETPQQRQPLTGFVKDKDGQLLIGVSVKVKGADKGVVTDANGKFVLNGAGPGSVLIFTYIGYEPQETFIGNFGPITIFLKPAINALDEAVIIGYGSTIRRKNTGSISTVQSKDIADQPVLDPLAALQGRVPGLMITSSNGLPGSSYNVMLRGRNSIDGKNDPLYIVDGVPFVSEPLNQFTSANGNQSPLASINPDDIDRIDILKDADATAIYGSRGANGVVLITTKRGKAGSTRFNFNVLSGASKVSNMLDMLGTGEYIKMRKEAFANEGKTPDENTAPDLTKWSQEANTDWQKMMIGNTANFTNVSGSVSGGTEKTSFMLSGTYDQQTSVMPNSLPFRRVGSHLSFDHTGLDGKFQVTASVNYSTIRDKSIPTDITSYYNLAPNYPLYDATGKYYWFGTNILNPLAIMHRTSDTRTNSLIANSTVRYTILPGLNVKVNLGYTKTDMKQVQTYPSISQNPLSSTGSFSYFGNGDVASWIIEPQVDYTRRIGKGELQLLAGATWQEDVRQGYRINAENFPSDAVLEDIRSAGKLTPIFPSVYSFYRYTSGFGRITYNWDEKYIVNASFRRDGSTRFGPDNRFGNFGAVGAAWVFSNEGFLENNAVLSFGKLRGSAGVTGNDRISDYRYLESWTSSSFPYDGQPGTVPSRLPNSGYRWEENKKLEVGLELGFFANRLLFNTNFYRNVSGNQLVPFLLSSQVGFTSITANFPAKVLNTGWEFDITSVNVRKKHFEWKTMLNLSVNKNELMEYPGIETSTYKDIYVVGKSLSIVKGYIFDGIDPETGVAKVLRPSGGATPQENIDYGILGKTMPDYFGGLQNTVSYKGLELDVLFQFVKQEGQLLNYGYSSLAYGVMYNKDVSALGRWQQKGDQVSIPKAATTPGNSMYDYYRLSSAVWGDASFIRLKNLALRYNLSKLLQKYKVNNLSVVVSGQNLLTITNYDGFDPETKGLAMPPMKTITAGLKLTL